A window of Haliscomenobacter hydrossis DSM 1100 contains these coding sequences:
- a CDS encoding DUF5916 domain-containing protein, protein MKLYITLMALCLGFNAFAQEHHDTIVVRKTTVPIKVDGVMDEAWANAAVAKDFWQYFPMDTALAMNPTEVRMLYDDNFIYYLAIARSRTPDVMGSYITPSLRRDFRGEANDAVTLTMDPFQDETNAFQFGVNPFGVQREGLLTNGANTSADLDQAWDNKWFADAKQYKGYWIAEMAVPFKTLRYKENSQFWNVKFYRISSDGPERSSWPKVPRQYPIINLAFHGVMAFEQVLKKPGANVSLIPYSLVNYTENRVDQLTLNRKLNFGGDAKIAVGPALNLDLTVNPDFSQVEVDQQVANLDRFEIFFPERRQFFLENADLFAGFGSENLRPFFSRRIGIAKDTATGLNVQNPIYVGARLSGKLDKNWRMGLLSMQSARDYDISQPSTNYTVGVLQRKVFARSNIGFIAINKQPLRDKLLENAIYDYNRVVGVDYNLASNDNKWTGKFFHHRSFDAGLEGQDNGVTAATISYTVVNWDFDFTAQDVGANFNPEVGFARRTDYRRAAGNVNWKFYPKKGALQSHGPGLDFDVLGNERYGTTDWDLNLMYQFRFRSSTIIDMRLRREFIYLFDAFDPTNSEGVELPEGSSYAYNLLRFNVLSDARKRVYVDLSGRIGQYFNGTRINLEGTINYRKQPFGIFGLNFSYNRIRLPEPYSDANFILIGPKIDLSFSRSLFWTTFIQYNNQINNVNINSRLQWRFRPVSDIFLVYTDNYYSDTYVNKNRAVVLKCTYWLNL, encoded by the coding sequence ATGAAATTATACATCACCCTAATGGCCCTTTGCTTAGGGTTCAACGCCTTTGCGCAAGAACATCACGACACCATCGTAGTCCGAAAAACAACAGTTCCCATTAAGGTTGATGGGGTGATGGATGAAGCTTGGGCAAATGCTGCGGTGGCCAAAGATTTTTGGCAGTATTTTCCGATGGATACGGCTTTAGCCATGAATCCGACCGAAGTGCGCATGTTGTACGATGACAATTTTATCTATTACCTCGCCATCGCCAGGTCGCGTACGCCAGATGTAATGGGAAGCTACATTACTCCCTCCTTGCGAAGAGATTTTAGAGGAGAAGCCAATGATGCGGTGACGCTTACCATGGATCCATTTCAGGATGAAACCAACGCCTTTCAGTTTGGGGTCAATCCTTTTGGGGTGCAGCGCGAAGGATTGTTGACCAATGGCGCCAACACCTCCGCTGACCTGGATCAAGCCTGGGACAACAAATGGTTCGCCGATGCCAAACAATACAAAGGGTATTGGATTGCTGAGATGGCCGTTCCCTTCAAGACCTTGCGTTATAAAGAGAATAGCCAATTTTGGAACGTCAAATTCTACCGCATCAGTAGTGACGGCCCAGAGCGATCAAGTTGGCCCAAGGTACCTCGTCAATATCCCATCATTAATTTGGCTTTTCATGGGGTAATGGCCTTTGAGCAGGTCTTAAAAAAACCGGGAGCCAATGTTTCCCTGATTCCTTATTCATTGGTCAACTATACTGAAAATCGGGTAGATCAACTGACGCTCAATCGTAAATTGAATTTTGGCGGGGATGCTAAAATCGCAGTGGGTCCAGCGCTTAATTTGGATTTGACCGTAAACCCAGATTTTTCTCAGGTAGAAGTTGATCAGCAAGTGGCCAATCTGGATCGTTTCGAGATCTTTTTTCCCGAACGCAGGCAGTTTTTTTTGGAGAATGCTGATTTATTTGCTGGATTTGGATCGGAAAATTTGCGGCCATTCTTCTCTCGCCGCATTGGGATTGCTAAGGATACAGCTACTGGACTAAATGTACAAAACCCCATTTATGTAGGTGCACGATTGAGTGGAAAACTGGATAAAAACTGGCGGATGGGTTTATTGAGTATGCAATCAGCCCGCGATTACGACATTAGTCAGCCTTCGACCAATTACACCGTTGGGGTATTGCAGCGCAAGGTTTTTGCTCGCTCAAACATTGGTTTTATTGCCATCAATAAACAACCACTGCGGGATAAATTGCTTGAAAATGCTATTTACGACTACAATCGGGTAGTTGGAGTTGACTACAATTTGGCCTCCAATGACAACAAATGGACAGGTAAATTTTTTCACCATCGATCTTTTGATGCTGGACTAGAAGGCCAGGATAATGGGGTAACTGCGGCAACAATTTCCTACACAGTGGTTAACTGGGATTTCGACTTTACGGCTCAGGATGTAGGGGCCAATTTTAATCCTGAAGTGGGGTTTGCGCGTAGAACGGACTATCGGAGAGCAGCAGGAAACGTCAATTGGAAGTTTTACCCAAAAAAAGGAGCGCTTCAAAGCCACGGACCTGGCCTTGATTTTGATGTTTTGGGCAATGAGCGTTACGGTACTACGGATTGGGATTTGAATTTGATGTACCAATTCCGTTTTCGCAGTTCAACCATCATCGATATGCGCTTGCGTCGTGAATTTATTTATTTGTTCGATGCTTTTGATCCAACGAATTCTGAGGGTGTAGAACTACCTGAGGGCAGTAGCTACGCCTATAACTTGCTGCGCTTTAACGTGCTTTCTGATGCGCGCAAGCGCGTCTATGTTGATTTGAGCGGGCGAATTGGTCAATATTTCAATGGCACCAGAATAAATTTGGAAGGCACGATCAATTACCGGAAGCAACCCTTTGGTATTTTCGGACTCAACTTTAGCTACAACCGCATTCGACTGCCAGAGCCATATTCTGACGCCAATTTTATCCTGATCGGGCCCAAAATCGACCTCTCATTTTCCCGCAGCCTGTTTTGGACTACCTTCATTCAATACAACAACCAGATCAATAACGTCAACATCAATTCGCGTTTGCAATGGCGGTTCAGACCAGTGTCTGATATCTTTCTGGTGTATACGGATAACTATTATTCAGACACCTATGTCAATAAAAACCGGGCTGTGGTGTTGAAATGTACGTATTGGTTGAATTTGTGA